The Paludibacter jiangxiensis DNA segment CTGTTCCTGAAGCTGCTACGCTGACTGCTACCGATAATTGTGATGTAGCTCCCGTGGTAACTTACAAGGAAGTACGTACCGACGGCGTTTGCCCGAGCACATACACCCTGACTCGCACATGGACAGCAACCGACGCCTGCAGTAACAGTGCATCGAAGACACAGGTGATCAAGGTACAGGATACCACCGCTCCGGTTTTGAGCGAGGCTCCTGCTGACGCTACCGTGGAATGCAATGCCGTACCTGTAGCTGCAACACTAACAGCTACCGATAACTGCGACGCAGCTCCTGTGGTTACTTACAAGGAAGTGAGCACCGACGGCGCTTGCCCGAGCAATTACACCCTGACCCGCATCTGGACAGCCACCGACGCCTGCAGTAACAGTTCTTCAAAGACACAGGTAATCACCGTTCAGGACAAAAAAGCTCCGGTTTTGAGCGAAGCACCGACAGATATTACCGTAGAAAGCAATGCTGTTCCAACCGCGGCTACACTGACAGCGACAGACAATTGTGATGCAGCTCCAGTGGTAACTTACACAGAAGTAAGAACTGATGGCAATTGTCCAAATAATTACACACTAACACGCACTTGGACGGCCACCGACGCTTGCGGTAACAGTTCTTCAAAAACACAAATAATTAAAGTACAGGATACGGCAGCCCCTGTACTGAGTGATGCTCCTGCTGATGTTACCGTAGAATGCAACGTAATACCAGATGCAGCAACACTTACAGCTTCAGATTACAATAGCACGGTCATACCTGTAACTTACACAGAAGTAAGAACTAACGGCGTTTGCCCGAGTACCTACACTCTGACCCGCACATGGACAGCAACCGACGCTTGTGGAAACAGCTCTTCGAAAGTTCAGGTGATCAAGGTACAGGATACCACCGCTCCTATTTTGAGCGAAGCTCCTGCCGACGTTACTGTAGAATGCAATGCAGTACCTGTAGCTGCAACGCTGACAGCTACCGATAATTGTGACGTGGCTCCTGTGGTAACTTACAGTGAAGTACGTACCGATGGCGTTTGCCCGAGTACCTACACTCTGACTCGTACCTGGACAGCTACCGACGCTTGCGGAAACAGCGCATCGAAAGTTCAGGTGATCAAAGTTCAGGATACCACCGCTCCTATTTTGAGCGAAGCTCCTGCCGACGTTACCGTTGAATGCAATGCTGTTCCTGAAGCTGCTACGCTGACTGCTACCGATAATTGTGATGTAGCTCCCGTGGTAACTTACAAGGAAGTACGTACCGACGGCGTTTGCCCGAGCACATACTCCCTGACCCGCACATGGACAGCTACCGACGCTTGCGGTAACAGTGCATCGAAGACACAGGTTATCAAGGTTCAGGATACAAAAGCTCCTATTTTGAGCGAAGCTCCTGCCGACGTTACCGTGGAATGCAATGCCGTACCTGTGGCCGCAACGCTGACCGCTACCGATAATTGCGACGCAGCTCCTGTGGTTACTTACAAGGAAGTCCGTACAGACGGCGTTTGCCCAAGTACCTACACTCTGACTCGTACATGGACAGCTACCGATGCTTGCAACAACAGTGCATCGAAGACACAGGTGATCAAGGTACAGGATACCACCGCTCCGGTTTTGAGTTGTCCTCCATCTCAAACCGTATTTGTCGATGTGGATAAGAACTTTGCTACGGTTACCATTGCATCACCAACTGTAACCGACAATTGTGGTCAAGTTAAGTACAGCAACGATTTCAACCACACGATGAATGCCAGCGGTCAATATCCGATAGGAACAACCACCGTGACCTGGACGGCAACCGATGAATGTGGCAATACCACCTCGTGCAAACAAACAATAACAGTGGTGGATAATCAGAATCCGCTGTTTACAAAATGTTTCACAGGTCAGAATGTAAGCTTCACCTCTCAGAGTGGCGTTTACACCTACACCATTAAAGGTACAGGATGGGATGCAACTGCAACCGACAATGATGCTCTTGCTTCGTTGACATACGACATGACTGGCGCAACAACCGGTTCCGGAACGACTCTTGACAATGCGATACTTAATGTAGGCCTTACCAACATTAAATGGACAGCAACGGATAAATCCGGCAATACGACAGTTTGTGAATATGCGATCACGGTTATCTACGGCAATGTTCCGCCGATAGCAGTTGATGATAATGTATCAACTCCGGAAGACATAACCGCTACAGGTAATGTTCTCGCAAACGACACCGATCCGGACGTAACGAATGTCCTCACGGTAACAGGCTTTGTATGGAATGGTACCACTTATTCGCCGGGGACAGCCACTTCGGCAGAAGGGACGCTGACCCTCAATGCAAATGGCGGATTCACCTTCGTACCGACGTTGAATTACAACGGTACAGTTCCGGCTATCACTTACATGATAAGTGACGGCGTGGGCGGCACAGCTTCTGCAAAACTGATTATCACGGTAACGGCGGTCAATGACGCACCGGTAGCCAGACCTGACGTATACACCACACCGGAAGACACACCGGTAAGCGGTAATGTATTGGCAAATGACTCTGACGTGGATGGTGATCCGCTTTCGGTAGCCAACATCGTTGTAGGCGAAAAAGTCTACACAACGCCGGCTTCTGTCAACGTCTCTTCAACGGGTACTCTTGTGGCTGCTGCCAATGGAGCATTCACATTTACACCGGCTCTTAATTTCAACGGAAAAGTACCGACTGTCTTCTATCGTGCAACTGATGGTTCGGCTGTTGTTTCTTCAACACTCGACATTACGGTAACGGCAGCGAATGACAATCCTGTTGCCAATGCAGATGTGAAAAGTACACCGGAAGACACTCCGTTAAACGATAACGTACTGACCAATGATGCCGATGTGGATGGCGATCCGCTGACAGTGACCGGATTTACAATCGGAGGTACTGCTTATAGCGCCGGAGCTACAGCTACAATGACAGGTATTGGCACAATAATTATCAATACCAATGGTAGCTACACCTTTACTCCGATGGCTAACTACAATGGTTCTGTTCCTGTTATCACTTACAACATCAGCGATGGCAATGGTGGCACAGCTTCCGGCACGTTGACAATTACTGTCACCTCGGTTTCTGATCCTCCTGTTGCAGTCAATGACAATGTGACGATGATTCAGAATACAAGTACAACCATCAACGTATTGTCCAATGACAGCTTTGGCCCGGATGGACCATCCACCACTGCAATCACAGCCACAAGCGCGGCTCACGGAACGGTAACGGTAAATAACGGCGGAACGCCGAACAATCCGACAGACGACAAGATTGTTTACACTCCGACAACCGGATACACAGGTTCCGACTCGTTTACCTATACGATAGCTGCAAGCAACGGTCTGACATCGACGGCTACGGTAACCATTACGGTGAGACCATATACAGATATGATGACCTTCAACAAGAGGTCAACCTCACCGGTAAACAACGGAGATGGCACTGTTAACTGGAAATACACCATATCGGTAACCAACAAATTAACCACTGACTCAATTACCTCGATACATATTACCGATGACCTGAGCAGGGTAATTTTAAGTCCGATGGAATTCCGGGTGGTTGGTATTACGGCAACCGGCAAGTTGAAAGCAAACGGGCTCTTTGACGGCGTTACCCGCACCAACGTATTGCTCGATGGCAGTGCAGTGGCACCTAACAGCACGGAAGAGATCACCATTGAAGTGCACACCACATTGAACCGGTTCTTTGGAACAGTCTACAATCAGGCTGTGCTTGACGGATCGTCCAGGACTACCGGAGCCATCTCCAATGTCTTATCTGATGACCCATCGAACACTGAAGGTGCATTCCCGAGACCGACAAAGACGGAGATACCTGAGATTCTGATTATCCCGGATGCGTTTACGCCTAACCAGGATGGTCATAATGATAAATTCACAATCATTCACTCCTCACGAATCACTATCTCTCTGGAAGTCTTCAACCGTTGGGGTAATAAGGTTTACGAGAGCAACGATTATCAAAACGACTGGGACGGTAAGGGCAGCGGACATCTGTTGGGTCAGAATCTGCCAAGCGGAACATATTATTACATCATAGTGATCCGCAATACAGAAACGAATAAGGTTGAAAAACTAGCAAGCTATATCACATTGAGACGTTAACAGCAATACCGGCAAAGTGGAGTTGTCTTTTAGTAAACGAAAGCACTCCACGATACCGGGAAACGTTAACTATGAAAATGGCAGAGACAGGCATGAATAACCATTAAAATTTACGACAATGTTACATACTCTGACTTCCAAATTATCATTGATTCTTACCACAGGTTTGCTGCTGCTTTGCGGCACCCTGAAGGGTCAACAAGAGCCGATGTATTCTCAATACAT contains these protein-coding regions:
- a CDS encoding Ig-like domain-containing protein, translating into VPEAATLTATDNCDVAPVVTYKEVRTDGVCPSTYTLTRTWTATDACSNSASKTQVIKVQDTTAPVLSEAPADATVECNAVPVAATLTATDNCDAAPVVTYKEVSTDGACPSNYTLTRIWTATDACSNSSSKTQVITVQDKKAPVLSEAPTDITVESNAVPTAATLTATDNCDAAPVVTYTEVRTDGNCPNNYTLTRTWTATDACGNSSSKTQIIKVQDTAAPVLSDAPADVTVECNVIPDAATLTASDYNSTVIPVTYTEVRTNGVCPSTYTLTRTWTATDACGNSSSKVQVIKVQDTTAPILSEAPADVTVECNAVPVAATLTATDNCDVAPVVTYSEVRTDGVCPSTYTLTRTWTATDACGNSASKVQVIKVQDTTAPILSEAPADVTVECNAVPEAATLTATDNCDVAPVVTYKEVRTDGVCPSTYSLTRTWTATDACGNSASKTQVIKVQDTKAPILSEAPADVTVECNAVPVAATLTATDNCDAAPVVTYKEVRTDGVCPSTYTLTRTWTATDACNNSASKTQVIKVQDTTAPVLSCPPSQTVFVDVDKNFATVTIASPTVTDNCGQVKYSNDFNHTMNASGQYPIGTTTVTWTATDECGNTTSCKQTITVVDNQNPLFTKCFTGQNVSFTSQSGVYTYTIKGTGWDATATDNDALASLTYDMTGATTGSGTTLDNAILNVGLTNIKWTATDKSGNTTVCEYAITVIYGNVPPIAVDDNVSTPEDITATGNVLANDTDPDVTNVLTVTGFVWNGTTYSPGTATSAEGTLTLNANGGFTFVPTLNYNGTVPAITYMISDGVGGTASAKLIITVTAVNDAPVARPDVYTTPEDTPVSGNVLANDSDVDGDPLSVANIVVGEKVYTTPASVNVSSTGTLVAAANGAFTFTPALNFNGKVPTVFYRATDGSAVVSSTLDITVTAANDNPVANADVKSTPEDTPLNDNVLTNDADVDGDPLTVTGFTIGGTAYSAGATATMTGIGTIIINTNGSYTFTPMANYNGSVPVITYNISDGNGGTASGTLTITVTSVSDPPVAVNDNVTMIQNTSTTINVLSNDSFGPDGPSTTAITATSAAHGTVTVNNGGTPNNPTDDKIVYTPTTGYTGSDSFTYTIAASNGLTSTATVTITVRPYTDMMTFNKRSTSPVNNGDGTVNWKYTISVTNKLTTDSITSIHITDDLSRVILSPMEFRVVGITATGKLKANGLFDGVTRTNVLLDGSAVAPNSTEEITIEVHTTLNRFFGTVYNQAVLDGSSRTTGAISNVLSDDPSNTEGAFPRPTKTEIPEILIIPDAFTPNQDGHNDKFTIIHSSRITISLEVFNRWGNKVYESNDYQNDWDGKGSGHLLGQNLPSGTYYYIIVIRNTETNKVEKLASYITLRR